From Rudanella lutea DSM 19387, a single genomic window includes:
- a CDS encoding FG-GAP repeat protein has product MQFCKLYTTLALIIALLVVSPLAYAQIGIGGTPHSSAVLDLKGTNRAFYPPRLTTIQRQNLYMPQVGALVFDTDLSTLVLFDGNNWMPLVTTNLYSLFYSRTASDGASGDYFGWSVAISGDYAIAGAYGDDIGNNTSQGSAYVFVRSGTVWTQQAKLTASDGAALDYFGCSVAIWGDYAIVGAYGDDVGSNADQGSVYVFARSVGIWSQQAKIVASDGGSSDYFGESVSLSGQSALVGAYGDDVGTNADQGSAYVFLRSGTTWAQQTKLLANDGAANDHFGGSVSIQGDLALVGADDDDVGSNAGQGSAYGYLRVGTSWSQKTKLVANDGLANDHFGASVAVYGENAIVGATGDDIGSNINQGAAYVFGWSGTTWLQQAKLVADDGLSNDSFGRSVSISGDYVIVGASGDDVNGNTSQGSAYLFKRIGSTWTPYRKITDNAPANTNNGISVHLSNGTLIIGGHNFQTSRGKVAFGVVE; this is encoded by the coding sequence ATGCAATTCTGTAAACTTTATACCACGCTGGCCCTGATTATTGCGCTGCTCGTCGTCAGTCCGCTGGCCTACGCCCAGATTGGCATAGGGGGGACGCCCCACTCCTCAGCAGTGCTCGACTTAAAAGGCACTAATAGAGCTTTTTATCCACCCCGGCTCACCACGATCCAACGGCAGAATTTGTATATGCCGCAGGTGGGAGCTCTGGTTTTCGATACCGACCTATCCACGTTAGTGTTGTTTGATGGGAATAATTGGATGCCACTGGTTACCACCAATTTATACAGCCTGTTTTACAGCCGTACGGCCAGTGATGGCGCGTCAGGCGATTATTTTGGCTGGAGTGTGGCCATTTCGGGCGACTATGCGATTGCAGGCGCGTACGGAGACGACATCGGCAATAATACGAGTCAGGGGTCTGCCTATGTGTTTGTGCGGTCGGGGACTGTCTGGACACAGCAGGCTAAACTCACCGCCAGCGATGGAGCTGCCTTAGACTACTTTGGGTGTAGTGTTGCGATTTGGGGCGACTATGCAATTGTCGGTGCCTATGGCGATGATGTTGGGTCCAACGCCGATCAGGGCTCCGTCTATGTGTTTGCGCGTTCAGTCGGTATCTGGTCACAGCAGGCCAAAATCGTTGCAAGCGATGGTGGCTCATCCGATTATTTTGGGGAGAGTGTCTCTCTTTCAGGTCAATCTGCGCTGGTGGGGGCTTATGGCGATGACGTGGGAACCAACGCCGATCAGGGATCTGCTTATGTGTTTCTGCGTTCGGGAACTACCTGGGCTCAGCAAACAAAACTCCTTGCCAACGATGGCGCTGCCAATGACCATTTTGGGGGCAGTGTCTCTATTCAGGGCGATCTTGCACTGGTAGGTGCAGATGATGATGATGTCGGTAGTAATGCCGGTCAGGGTTCAGCCTATGGGTATTTGCGGGTAGGCACATCCTGGTCACAGAAGACTAAACTGGTGGCGAACGATGGCCTTGCGAATGACCATTTCGGGGCCAGTGTTGCGGTCTATGGTGAGAATGCGATTGTGGGTGCAACAGGCGATGATATTGGCAGTAATATCAATCAGGGGGCAGCCTATGTATTTGGCTGGTCGGGCACTACCTGGCTTCAACAGGCCAAGCTTGTTGCCGATGATGGCCTTAGTAACGACTCGTTTGGACGGAGCGTGTCTATTTCGGGCGATTATGTTATTGTGGGAGCGAGTGGCGATGATGTGAATGGGAATACCAGCCAAGGGTCAGCTTATCTATTCAAACGCATCGGTAGTACCTGGACCCCATATCGTAAAATAACGGACAATGCCCCCGCAAACACCAACAATGGCATATCCGTCCATCTTTCCAACGGGACGTTGATCATAGGAGGTCATAATTTTCAAACGAGCCGTGGCAAAGTTGCCTTTGGAGTAGTGGAGTGA
- a CDS encoding LytR/AlgR family response regulator transcription factor, translating into MNPLFICCDRQQITLNNIIWLEGDINYTRIHQQRGRLIVSAYTLKRYEELLHGFVRVRRDAIVNPVHIAEIRNDPGRPARLTIILSDGQELAVTRRRQLHVRHLLLGRSLSPAQLPVRHTALNAANSPTS; encoded by the coding sequence ATGAATCCTCTGTTTATTTGCTGCGATCGACAGCAGATTACCCTCAACAACATTATCTGGCTCGAAGGCGACATTAACTACACCCGGATTCATCAGCAACGGGGGCGCTTGATTGTCAGTGCTTATACCCTAAAACGGTACGAAGAGCTGCTACACGGGTTTGTGCGGGTACGTCGGGATGCAATCGTCAACCCGGTACATATCGCCGAAATCAGGAATGATCCGGGGCGGCCTGCCCGGCTAACGATTATTCTCAGCGATGGACAGGAGCTGGCTGTAACCCGACGTCGGCAGTTGCACGTCCGGCACTTGTTGCTGGGTCGGTCCTTATCACCTGCCCAATTGCCAGTCAGACATACCGCTTTGAATGCTGCCAACTCACCAACTTCTTAA
- a CDS encoding collagen-like triple helix repeat-containing protein, protein MKLHRNTRFFGTLLLVTSLLLTQCKGPAGDPGPQGPAGPKGDTGAAGAQGPKGEVGSANVTQITWLKASDRSNPFESIYRLPADVSLANALVQGYVTVSNLPNSSSWIAVPSFLDYAWIPTSQRDFYSFTYGTGRVSLERFNEAGNRTPNLYDFSLKVIVVPAATLKNGRFANLDYTNYQAVKKAFNLPD, encoded by the coding sequence ATGAAACTACATCGTAACACTCGCTTTTTTGGGACCCTTTTGTTGGTTACCAGTTTGCTATTGACTCAGTGCAAAGGGCCTGCGGGCGACCCCGGACCGCAGGGGCCGGCTGGCCCCAAAGGCGATACGGGTGCTGCGGGTGCGCAGGGGCCAAAAGGTGAGGTGGGCTCGGCCAACGTTACGCAGATCACCTGGCTTAAAGCAAGCGATCGTAGCAACCCTTTTGAGAGCATATATAGGCTACCGGCTGATGTGTCACTGGCCAATGCATTGGTACAGGGCTATGTAACCGTGAGTAACCTGCCTAACTCCAGCAGCTGGATTGCGGTTCCTTCTTTTCTTGATTATGCCTGGATACCGACAAGTCAGCGAGATTTCTACAGCTTCACCTACGGCACTGGACGGGTATCGTTGGAGCGATTTAATGAAGCGGGCAACCGGACTCCCAACCTGTATGATTTTTCGTTAAAGGTAATTGTGGTTCCGGCGGCTACGCTTAAAAACGGCCGTTTCGCCAATCTGGACTACACTAATTATCAGGCCGTTAAAAAAGCATTCAACCTGCCTGATTGA